One window of the Anaeromyxobacter dehalogenans 2CP-C genome contains the following:
- a CDS encoding sensor histidine kinase codes for MKRKHEDPPGLALLDAELLAPALLHELRQPLMGADAAATLLERAAGPALAQQEAWRILRGQLARMGEVVNGYDELFRAGDAEPVRFAVAPVVARAVDLLALRVRPLGSRFAFTPAARLPDGFGAPGALVHAATNLIANALDAVHGVPPGRVEVRVLEAAGDGIEVRVSDAGTGIPAEIRAHVFEPRFTTKPPGHGTGLGLHISRRLMSRFGGAVTLVDADDPARLPWAVTEFCISIPAAPAEARP; via the coding sequence ATGAAGAGGAAGCACGAGGATCCGCCCGGACTGGCGCTGCTCGACGCCGAGCTGCTCGCGCCCGCGCTGCTGCACGAGCTGCGGCAGCCGCTCATGGGCGCGGACGCGGCGGCCACGCTGCTCGAGCGCGCCGCCGGCCCGGCGCTGGCGCAGCAGGAGGCGTGGCGGATCCTGCGCGGCCAGCTCGCGCGCATGGGCGAGGTGGTGAACGGCTACGACGAGCTGTTCCGCGCCGGCGACGCCGAGCCGGTGCGCTTCGCGGTGGCGCCGGTGGTCGCGCGGGCGGTGGACCTGCTCGCGCTCCGCGTGCGCCCGCTCGGATCGCGCTTCGCGTTCACCCCCGCGGCGCGCCTGCCCGACGGCTTCGGGGCGCCCGGCGCGCTGGTGCACGCGGCGACGAACCTCATCGCCAACGCGCTCGACGCGGTGCATGGTGTCCCCCCGGGGCGGGTGGAGGTGCGGGTGCTCGAGGCGGCCGGCGACGGGATCGAGGTGCGCGTGTCGGACGCGGGCACGGGCATCCCGGCCGAGATCCGCGCGCACGTCTTCGAGCCGCGCTTCACCACCAAGCCGCCGGGGCACGGCACCGGCCTCGGGCTCCACATCTCGCGCCGGCTCATGAGCCGCTTCGGCGGCGCGGTGACGCTGGTGGACGCCGACGACCCGGCCCGGCTCCCCTGGGCGGTGACCGAGTTCTGCATCTCCATCCCGGCCGCGCCGGCGGAGGCGAGGCCGTGA
- a CDS encoding sensor histidine kinase — MRFGAKIGLVLLAVGVLPVALLGLVSYTVSRDELQRTVGRMQVQAAEDLALFTERFVGNSVESLRLAVSAMPFDEFSRGELSAVLDIPYRQLPFVSILVLVDDANTPVAGPVFERRPERDPALAGREPVDDRDLDRFARQIPRAPAKAGATTISAPYRGERGPARIAVALRIGKDRTLAAEILLRDVEHRIAELSGAGGLAYLVDGHGELIAGVQAGPLTTEERRLSEVGFGKGLAWSRLVRRQDGERWLSAFAPLGSLGWGAVVAQPMAVAFSAAERLRFYTVGWSGVALVLALLVGAFLARMVTRPVQRLSRAAAAIAAGDYSAPVSEKGRDEIAELGRAFARMTGELRRRDEEIRGWNRELQSRVEERTAELKTAQDQILRTRRLAALGSLGAGLAHELNNPMTAIVGYLAILKRELPAGSAHAEMIGRAQEQTARVARVVEDLRSFADQERSMQGRRFSLVGPVRAALALYEDRLRAAGIELTTRFDERLPDAQGDPVQIQQVVAHLVENAINAMPRGGSLEVSLGTVDGEALRLRIADTGKGIPVTIRERIFDPFFTTKEHPGRVGLGLSVSHSIVEAHHGRIVVESEEGAGAAITVLLPAATAAHLA; from the coding sequence ATGCGGTTCGGCGCGAAGATCGGGCTCGTGCTCCTGGCGGTCGGGGTCCTCCCGGTCGCGCTGCTCGGGCTCGTCTCGTACACGGTGAGCCGCGACGAGCTGCAGCGCACCGTCGGCCGGATGCAGGTCCAGGCGGCCGAGGACCTGGCGCTGTTCACCGAGCGGTTCGTCGGGAACTCGGTGGAGAGCCTGCGCCTCGCGGTCTCGGCCATGCCGTTCGACGAGTTCTCGCGCGGCGAGCTGTCGGCCGTGCTCGACATCCCGTACCGGCAGCTCCCGTTCGTCTCGATCCTGGTGCTGGTGGACGACGCGAACACGCCGGTGGCCGGGCCGGTGTTCGAGCGGCGGCCGGAGCGCGACCCGGCGCTGGCCGGCCGCGAGCCGGTGGACGACCGCGACCTCGACCGCTTCGCCCGGCAGATCCCGCGCGCGCCCGCCAAGGCCGGCGCGACCACGATCTCGGCCCCGTACCGCGGCGAGCGCGGCCCGGCCCGCATCGCGGTGGCGCTCCGCATCGGCAAGGACCGCACGCTCGCGGCGGAGATCCTGCTCCGCGACGTGGAGCACCGCATCGCCGAGCTGTCCGGCGCCGGCGGGCTCGCGTACCTGGTGGACGGCCACGGCGAGCTCATCGCCGGGGTGCAGGCCGGGCCGCTCACCACCGAGGAGCGCCGGCTCTCCGAGGTCGGCTTCGGGAAGGGCCTCGCCTGGTCGCGGCTGGTGCGGCGGCAGGACGGCGAGCGCTGGCTGTCCGCGTTCGCGCCGCTCGGCTCGCTGGGCTGGGGCGCGGTGGTGGCCCAGCCCATGGCGGTCGCGTTCAGCGCGGCGGAGCGGCTGCGCTTCTACACGGTGGGCTGGTCCGGGGTGGCGCTCGTGCTGGCGCTGCTCGTCGGCGCGTTCCTGGCGCGGATGGTGACGCGGCCGGTGCAGCGGCTCTCGCGCGCCGCCGCCGCGATCGCGGCCGGCGACTACTCGGCCCCGGTGTCGGAGAAGGGCCGCGACGAGATCGCCGAGCTGGGGCGCGCCTTCGCCCGCATGACCGGGGAGCTGCGCCGGCGCGACGAGGAGATCCGCGGCTGGAACCGCGAGCTGCAGTCGCGCGTCGAGGAGCGCACCGCCGAGCTGAAGACCGCGCAGGACCAGATCCTGCGCACCCGCCGCCTGGCCGCGCTCGGATCCCTGGGGGCGGGCCTCGCGCACGAACTCAACAACCCCATGACCGCGATCGTGGGCTACCTCGCCATCCTGAAGCGCGAGCTGCCGGCGGGCAGCGCGCATGCGGAGATGATCGGGCGGGCCCAGGAGCAGACCGCGCGCGTCGCGCGGGTGGTGGAGGACCTGCGCAGCTTCGCCGACCAGGAGCGGTCCATGCAGGGCCGGCGCTTCTCGCTGGTGGGCCCGGTCCGCGCCGCGCTCGCGCTCTACGAGGACCGCCTCCGCGCCGCCGGCATCGAGCTCACCACCCGCTTCGACGAGCGGCTCCCCGACGCGCAGGGCGACCCGGTGCAGATCCAGCAGGTGGTGGCGCACCTGGTGGAGAACGCCATCAACGCCATGCCGCGCGGCGGCTCGCTGGAGGTCTCGCTCGGCACGGTGGACGGCGAGGCGCTGCGGCTCCGCATCGCCGACACCGGCAAGGGCATCCCGGTCACCATCCGGGAGCGGATCTTCGACCCGTTCTTCACCACCAAGGAGCACCCGGGCCGCGTCGGCCTGGGCCTGTCGGTGTCGCACAGCATCGTGGAGGCCCACCACGGGCGGATCGTGGTGGAGAGCGAGGAGGGGGCGGGGGCGGCCATCACGGTGCTGCTCCCGGCGGCCACGGCCGCGCACCTCGCCTGA
- a CDS encoding DUF47 domain-containing protein: MTMLEKLMPKSDDFFSDFEAQAATVVEGAKLLKQLLEDFTDVPRKCQAIKDVEHKADDITHRAFARLHTQFITPFDRAEIHRLLSRIDDVLDLADAAAERLGLYDIDQVLPEARDLAAVLVAQALKMEEAVKGLRNMKKDPETILEACKEMNVLENQADHLTRTTMAKLFKRGNDPLTVIKWKEIIDLIETATDRAEDVANVIEGVVLEHA, encoded by the coding sequence ATGACGATGCTCGAGAAGCTGATGCCGAAGTCGGACGACTTCTTCTCCGACTTCGAGGCGCAGGCGGCGACCGTGGTGGAGGGGGCGAAGCTCCTGAAGCAGCTGCTCGAGGACTTCACCGACGTCCCGAGAAAGTGCCAGGCGATCAAGGACGTAGAGCACAAGGCCGACGACATCACCCACCGCGCCTTCGCCCGGCTCCACACGCAGTTCATCACCCCGTTCGACCGGGCCGAGATCCACCGGCTGCTCTCCCGCATCGACGACGTGCTCGACCTCGCCGACGCGGCCGCCGAGCGCCTCGGCCTCTACGACATCGACCAGGTGCTCCCCGAGGCGCGCGACCTCGCCGCCGTGCTGGTGGCCCAGGCCCTCAAGATGGAGGAGGCGGTGAAGGGGCTCCGGAACATGAAGAAGGACCCGGAGACCATCCTCGAGGCCTGCAAGGAGATGAACGTCCTCGAGAACCAGGCCGATCACCTCACCCGGACCACCATGGCGAAGCTGTTCAAGCGCGGGAACGACCCGCTCACGGTCATCAAGTGGAAGGAGATCATCGATCTCATCGAGACCGCGACCGACCGGGCCGAGGACGTGGCGAACGTGATCGAGGGCGTGGTGCTGGAGCACGCCTAG
- a CDS encoding inorganic phosphate transporter — MLILVILLVLVALAFDFINGFHDAANSIATVVSTRVLSPLVAVGWAAFFNFISAMPVLWGAELKVAATMGKGIVHFEQLKAGGISLVLMVVFAALMGAIVWNLLTWWWGLPSSSSHALAGGMIGASLPPLGFAGLIPSGILKIAAFIVLSPLIGMVLGSAMMVATAWVVRKNTPARVDRWFRRLQLVSAAIFSYSHGTNDAQKVMGIISVILYGTIWADRAAMTPGHFPVPFWVVLSCHAAIGLGTMFGGWRIVRTMGHNLTKLQPIGGFCAETGGGVTILALAHFGIPVSTTHTITGAIVGVGSTKGTRAVRWGVAGRIIWAWIFTIPAAAIVAGVIFLVTRAIVSVIGVG; from the coding sequence ATGCTCATCCTCGTCATCCTCCTCGTCCTGGTCGCGCTCGCCTTCGACTTCATCAACGGGTTCCACGACGCCGCGAACTCCATCGCGACCGTGGTCTCGACCCGGGTGCTCTCGCCGCTCGTCGCGGTGGGCTGGGCGGCGTTCTTCAACTTCATCTCCGCCATGCCGGTGCTGTGGGGCGCGGAGCTGAAGGTGGCCGCCACCATGGGCAAGGGGATCGTCCACTTCGAGCAGCTCAAGGCGGGCGGGATCTCGCTCGTGCTCATGGTGGTGTTCGCCGCGCTCATGGGCGCGATCGTCTGGAACCTGCTGACGTGGTGGTGGGGGCTGCCCTCGTCGTCCTCGCACGCGCTCGCCGGCGGCATGATCGGCGCCAGCCTGCCGCCGCTCGGGTTCGCCGGCCTCATCCCCTCCGGCATCCTCAAGATCGCCGCGTTCATCGTGCTCTCGCCGCTCATCGGCATGGTGCTCGGCTCGGCGATGATGGTGGCGACCGCGTGGGTGGTGCGGAAGAACACGCCCGCGCGCGTGGATCGCTGGTTCCGCCGCCTCCAGCTCGTCTCGGCCGCCATCTTCAGCTACAGCCACGGCACGAACGACGCGCAGAAGGTGATGGGCATCATCTCCGTCATCCTCTACGGCACCATCTGGGCGGACCGCGCCGCCATGACCCCGGGCCACTTCCCGGTGCCGTTCTGGGTGGTGCTCTCCTGCCACGCGGCCATCGGCCTCGGGACCATGTTCGGCGGCTGGCGCATCGTCCGGACCATGGGCCACAACCTCACCAAGCTGCAGCCCATCGGCGGCTTCTGCGCCGAGACCGGCGGCGGCGTGACCATCCTCGCGCTCGCCCACTTCGGCATCCCGGTCTCCACCACCCACACCATCACCGGCGCCATCGTGGGCGTGGGCTCGACCAAGGGCACGCGCGCGGTGCGCTGGGGCGTGGCCGGCCGGATCATCTGGGCCTGGATCTTCACGATCCCGGCCGCGGCGATCGTCGCCGGCGTCATCTTCCTGGTGACGCGCGCGATCGTGAGCGTGATCGGCGTCGGCTGA
- a CDS encoding radical SAM protein, whose product MLHLAGQDSRTLARRAGISLEDARRITGAVIGRGAPLRDARNVRRSVLDEVDALATPGELRLLESVDAKDGFRKYLFELPDGLRVETVRIPLYDTHHVVCLSSQAGCALGCAFCATAKLGLDRSLRSWEMVSQLLAVRADSERPITGVVFMGQGEPFLNYDEVLAAAYALCDPAGARIDARRISISTAGVVPMIRRYTAEGHKFRLCISLNAAMPWKRRALMPVEQGFPLDELVEAIREHAALRGRVTLEYVMISGVNVGEEDAAALGRLLAGIPVRLNPIAVNDASGRYRPPDEDEWNAFRDALARELPGTPVVRRYSGGQDEHAACGMLASRRRGD is encoded by the coding sequence GTGCTCCACCTCGCCGGCCAGGACAGCCGCACGCTGGCGCGCCGGGCCGGCATCTCCCTCGAGGACGCGCGCCGGATCACCGGCGCGGTGATCGGGCGCGGCGCCCCGCTGCGCGACGCGCGGAACGTCCGCCGCTCGGTGCTCGACGAGGTGGACGCGCTCGCCACGCCGGGCGAGCTGCGCCTGCTCGAGTCGGTGGACGCGAAGGACGGCTTCCGTAAGTACCTGTTCGAGCTGCCCGACGGCCTGCGGGTCGAGACGGTGCGGATCCCGCTCTACGACACGCACCACGTGGTGTGCCTCTCCTCGCAGGCGGGCTGCGCGCTCGGCTGCGCGTTCTGCGCCACCGCGAAGCTCGGCCTCGATCGCTCGCTGCGGTCCTGGGAGATGGTCTCGCAGCTCCTCGCGGTGCGGGCGGACTCGGAGCGGCCCATCACCGGCGTGGTGTTCATGGGGCAGGGCGAGCCGTTCCTGAACTACGACGAGGTGCTGGCCGCCGCCTACGCGCTCTGCGATCCGGCCGGCGCGCGCATCGACGCGCGGCGCATCTCCATCTCCACCGCCGGCGTGGTCCCCATGATCCGCCGCTACACCGCCGAGGGGCACAAGTTCCGCCTGTGCATCTCGCTCAACGCCGCCATGCCCTGGAAGCGGCGCGCGCTCATGCCGGTGGAGCAGGGCTTCCCGCTCGACGAGCTGGTCGAGGCGATCCGCGAGCACGCGGCGCTGCGCGGCCGGGTGACGCTCGAGTACGTGATGATCTCGGGCGTGAACGTGGGCGAGGAGGACGCGGCGGCGCTGGGCCGGCTGCTCGCCGGGATCCCGGTGCGCCTCAACCCCATCGCGGTGAACGACGCGTCCGGCCGGTACCGCCCGCCGGACGAGGACGAGTGGAACGCGTTCCGCGACGCGCTCGCCCGCGAGCTGCCCGGCACGCCCGTCGTCCGCCGCTACTCCGGCGGCCAGGACGAGCACGCCGCCTGCGGGATGCTGGCGTCGCGGCGGCGCGGCGACTGA
- a CDS encoding DNA-3-methyladenine glycosylase has protein sequence MKLPQAFYARDTRTVARALLGKVLVHLDGGVRRAARIVETEAYHGPDDRASHARAGPTPRAAIMFGPPGRAYVYLIYGTSHCMNVVTGPEGFPSAVLIRAAEPIEGCLHSTRGPGNLCRALAIRREHDNGRDLWGEELFIEDAPAPREAVVTGPRVNVGYAGPWAARPWRFALRGSAWVSRPAPAGARAARAPAPAPRPRRPRGSGP, from the coding sequence ATGAAGCTGCCGCAGGCGTTCTACGCGCGCGACACGCGCACCGTGGCGAGGGCGCTGCTCGGGAAGGTGCTGGTGCACCTCGACGGCGGGGTGCGTCGCGCCGCGCGCATCGTCGAGACCGAGGCCTACCACGGGCCCGACGACCGGGCCTCGCACGCCCGCGCCGGCCCCACGCCGCGCGCCGCCATCATGTTCGGCCCGCCCGGCCGCGCGTACGTGTACCTCATCTACGGAACGTCCCACTGCATGAACGTGGTGACCGGGCCGGAGGGGTTCCCGTCGGCGGTGCTGATCCGCGCGGCCGAGCCGATCGAGGGATGCCTGCACTCCACCCGCGGGCCCGGGAACCTGTGCCGCGCGCTCGCCATCCGGCGCGAGCACGACAACGGCCGCGACCTGTGGGGCGAGGAGCTCTTCATCGAGGACGCGCCGGCGCCGCGGGAGGCGGTGGTGACCGGGCCGCGCGTGAACGTGGGCTACGCCGGCCCCTGGGCCGCGCGGCCCTGGCGCTTCGCGCTGCGCGGCAGCGCCTGGGTGAGCCGCCCGGCGCCGGCGGGGGCCCGCGCCGCTAGGGCGCCCGCTCCGGCGCCGCGTCCGCGCCGCCCGCGCGGAAGCGGCCCTTGA
- the pyk gene encoding pyruvate kinase, whose protein sequence is MRRAKIVATLGPASGEPDVLARLLEQGVDVARLNFSHGRHEDHARMLDKIRAASRHLGKAVAVLQDLQGPKIRTGPLKAGKAGVQVEAGQELVITTEGELPGDAHLVSTTYPHLAEDVRAGDRLLVDDGLLEFRVLATDGVRVRTEVVEGGWLGEHKGINLPGVALRAEALSEKDRADVAFGISHGVDYVALSFVRTPEDIALCRDEMERAGRVVPIIAKIEKPEAIDNLDAIIAAADGVMVARGDLGVEILPERVPLLQKEICSKANASGKPVIIATQMLNSMIEHPRPTRAEASDVANGIWDGADAVMLSGETASGRFPLAAVQMMDRIVREAEAGTPAALHARIPPPARPAPFNLVTASAACEAAEAAGAVAICCFTLRGETARLLAHFRPRVPIVAFSPDQSIRRRLALYWGVLPKVMEPVKNADLMAEIVSDRLLEERLVKPGDRVVLVHGSPLGLPGQTNSIRLHEITHPSDRGPAQRYRVPV, encoded by the coding sequence ATGCGCCGCGCCAAGATCGTCGCCACCCTCGGACCCGCGTCCGGCGAGCCGGACGTGCTCGCCAGGCTCCTCGAGCAGGGGGTGGACGTCGCCCGCCTGAACTTCTCCCACGGCCGTCACGAGGACCACGCGCGGATGCTCGACAAGATCCGCGCCGCCTCGCGCCACCTCGGCAAGGCGGTGGCCGTGCTGCAGGACCTGCAGGGCCCGAAGATCCGCACCGGCCCGCTGAAGGCCGGGAAGGCGGGCGTGCAGGTCGAGGCCGGGCAGGAGCTCGTCATCACCACCGAGGGCGAGCTGCCCGGCGACGCCCACCTCGTCTCCACGACCTACCCGCACCTCGCCGAGGACGTGCGCGCCGGCGACCGCCTGCTCGTGGACGACGGCCTGCTCGAGTTCCGCGTGCTCGCCACCGACGGCGTGCGCGTGCGCACCGAGGTGGTGGAGGGCGGCTGGCTGGGCGAGCACAAGGGCATCAACCTGCCCGGCGTGGCGCTGCGCGCCGAGGCGCTGTCCGAGAAGGACCGCGCCGACGTGGCGTTCGGCATCTCGCACGGCGTGGACTACGTGGCGCTCTCGTTCGTGCGCACGCCCGAGGACATCGCGCTCTGCCGGGACGAGATGGAGCGCGCCGGCCGGGTGGTGCCCATCATCGCGAAGATCGAGAAGCCCGAGGCCATCGACAACCTCGACGCCATCATCGCGGCGGCCGACGGCGTGATGGTGGCCCGCGGCGACCTCGGCGTGGAGATCCTGCCGGAGCGGGTGCCGCTGCTGCAGAAGGAGATCTGCTCGAAGGCGAACGCCTCGGGCAAGCCGGTGATCATCGCCACGCAGATGCTGAACTCGATGATCGAGCACCCGCGCCCCACCCGCGCCGAGGCCTCCGACGTCGCGAACGGGATCTGGGACGGCGCCGACGCGGTGATGCTGTCCGGCGAGACCGCCAGCGGCCGGTTCCCGCTCGCGGCGGTGCAGATGATGGACCGGATCGTGCGCGAGGCCGAGGCGGGCACGCCGGCCGCGCTCCACGCGCGCATCCCGCCGCCGGCGCGCCCGGCCCCGTTCAACCTGGTGACGGCCTCCGCCGCGTGCGAGGCGGCCGAGGCCGCCGGCGCGGTGGCGATCTGCTGCTTCACGCTGCGCGGCGAGACGGCGCGGCTGCTCGCGCACTTCCGCCCGCGCGTGCCCATCGTCGCGTTCTCCCCCGACCAGTCCATCCGCCGGCGCCTGGCGCTGTACTGGGGGGTGCTCCCCAAGGTCATGGAGCCGGTGAAGAACGCCGACCTGATGGCGGAGATCGTCTCCGACCGGCTGCTCGAGGAGCGGCTGGTGAAGCCGGGCGACCGGGTGGTGCTGGTCCACGGCTCGCCGCTCGGCCTGCCCGGCCAGACCAACTCGATCCGCCTGCACGAGATCACCCACCCGTCGGACCGCGGCCCCGCGCAGCGCTACCGCGTCCCGGTGTAG